Below is a genomic region from Balaenoptera acutorostrata chromosome 9, mBalAcu1.1, whole genome shotgun sequence.
GGGCATTCCCCCTCTACCCCTGCTCCTGCAAAGGCCAAGCACGGCCTGGTCTGCACTGGCCCTAGTGTAGGGCTCTgtcaaaggggaggaggaggctgggaggcctCTACTGGGCAGACACCCACCCCGTCCTGGCAGCCACCCGGGGCCCTTGTCCGCACTCACTCACACTGACCTCCCCAACTAGTACCAACGGGCAACCTACCTTGATAATGTCTGAGATGCCCTTGTCACTAAGACTCTCCACAAAGGTCTCCAGGGGGTAGTTGAGCCCTGGCACCAGCAAGGGGACCTAAGTTTGGGGACAAAGAGGTAAGGAAGTCAGCCCTCACGCCTAGACGGTGTTTGGTAGATTCCAAAGCACTCTCATACCTATTGTCCCCGCTGAACTTCAGTGTGCCCTGGCAGGGTGGGCAGGGATGACAAGCCCGTTTGAGGAGGATGTGGGCTCAGTGGTGGGAGTGAATGCCGCAGGGCTGCATGCATGTCCCTAATTAAagctaaaccttttttttttttttttttcttttggccacaccgcacagcaggcgggatcttagttccctgaccagggatcgaacccgttccCCCTGTAGgggaaacgtggagtcttaaccactgggccgccagagaagtccctaaacCTAAACCTCCAACCAAGTCCAGGGCTATTTCTTTCATATCCCGAAGTCTTTCTCAGTTTCCGGTCCTTCCAACTTAGGGTCAAACCTGGACCCGGGGGGAAACCAGGCTCTTCACTCTGTAAGAGTCTCCTTGGGGCTCCCATTCCTGCTGCAGGAGTGGCTGGAAAACAGGGTGGGCTCTGGGACCCCAGAGCACCAACAGGCTTCTGAGAGCAGCACCGGTGAGGCCTGAACTCTCACTGTTCTCCCAGAACCTGCGGTGTGCCTCCCTGAGACCTcgcacaggctgggagaaaagcaGCTGAGGCAGGTCTCGGGGGCTCCCCCAGGGCCCCTGCTGCACCCTAGTCTGGTCTGTGGCTGTAGCCACTTGCCAGCTCCCTCACCTCTGACCTGTGGACATCTAATCCGGCCCCGCCCCACCCTTTCTCACTCCAGGTCTCAGTAAGGTGGGTCCAGTACCTTGAAGAAGGCCCGGGGCAGAGCATAGAGCCCCTCGTTGTACAGGAAGCAGACCAGCAGCCCCAGGATGGGTCGGGCTGTTGAGGTGTTCTGCAGGTGAAGGGTGAGCTTAAAGGTGGGGCCCAGGCCCTGAACCTGTGcagagagtggggtggggagaaagccCGTAGGACCTAGTGGCCTTGGGGGCCGAATACGGCctaccccagccctgcccgcctgcTCCCCCATCAGCACCCTCAAGTCACCTTCCTCGAACTGCTCTAACGCACTGTCCATCCGCCCCTCAAAAGGCATGGAGCTCAGAAGCTTGGCTGCATGTGCAAGGGATGAGCAAAAGCCCAGAGCGGAGAAGGGGCTCGACCGAGGCCACGCAGCAAGTTGGTCGGAGGCACAGCTGGCCTGGGGAAGCCGGCCCTGGCTCCCACCTGCgtccgcgccccgccccgccccgccccgccccgctctTCGCAGGGCCTGGCCCACCTCCTCCTCTCGTCCTCTGGTGGCTGCAAGGATTTcactttcctccctcttcccctcgaCTGCTCTGCAGCCGCTTCCTCTCTGTATCTATCCACTTTCTTTAGGGAAAGAGACGTCAGAAGCCCAACTGGATCAGACAGCACACCTCAGGGACCCATTCAGAGCTGGCTGGAGCCCTGACGACCTTGAGGTCACTTGTGTCTGAGTACAAGGGCCCCGCATCCTCCTTGTGCCAGTGTAAGTCTCGGGATGGCCCCTTCCCAGTACCGGGCAGTCCGAGCCCCTTGGGCTGCCAGCAGTTACCGAAATGAACAGGTTTCTTCCCAGTACCACAGCTGTAAGAGTCCCTCCAGGCTCCTGGGAAGAAGCGTCCCAAGGTGACCACCTGTGTGCCCTGCCCCAAGTCTGGGGGCTCGTCTGAGGCACCGCATGGAATGAGGGGGCTGGAGAGCGTGCCCCACTCTGCGGCCAGCCAAGGGGAAGAGGCGGCACAGGGAAGAGAAGGTGAGAGCGCTCTCACAGAGGAGGACATGAGACTTGGGCCCTGGGCCAGTGGGAAGGCGAGAAGGGGCACGGGGCCTAGTTGCCTTGGGATCCGCTCCGGGGCTAAGGGGGGCCCGTCCAGCCCTGACCTCTGCCCCTCTGGCCCTGAGGTGGCCTGATGCCCCCCGCCACGTGGGTGCTCACCACAGCGTGCAGCTTGAGCGGCTCCCGCGCCGTCGCAGACACGGGGCTCAGGCTGGACTCGAGGGCCTGCACGGAGGCACGGGCGGCCCGGAGGCGCAGCAGGTGGAGGTCTGCCTGGAAGGCCCGGTGCATGGCTGAGGAGGCACACAAAGGGCCGATGCTGGACTGCTGGACGTGCggcgggaggagggggcagggctgggggagagcGTGCTCAGGTGGCCGTGGGGAGAGTGCAAGAGGAAGGCACAGCGGGCAGAGGCTGGGAACGCGGGGAACAGGAGCACCGAGGGCCCACAGCCGGCCTCTGGTGACACCGGACGCTGCGGACCACTCCCTGCTCCTCCTTCCTGGTTCTCCCACCACCTGGCTGCCCACACAACCTCAGCCTCCTTTGCTGGCTCCTTCTAGTAAGGGCTGGGGTTCCCTTGAGTTTTGTCCTTGGTCCTCTTCTCATCCTGTCTTCCTCGCTGCACCATCCATGTCCTGCCCCGGCTGTGACCACCCCAAAGAGGAACAACCGCGagctcctgagggcaggggcGCATCAGGGCCCGGCCCACGTCTGCACCTGGTACTGTGCACTCATCTTTGGCAGCTCGGCGCCCGGCCTGCCTGCTGCTTCTAACTGCCTGATGGGCACCTCCACCTGGACGTCCCATCAACCCCTGGAGCTCAACGCTGCGGAAACCAACCTCAGTTCCCTAACTCCGTCACTGCATCCCCATGCGTCAAGTCACCCAGGTTCACCCCTCACAGCTAATCATTTGCCAAGGTCGGATGACTCTTCCTCAAGGCCtctccagagcccacaccctcCCCTCCATCCCACTGTCCCTACTTTCCAGACTGAGCACCTTGGTCAGCCAGTCTGTCCTTGCTCCTTGTGCCTGCGAGGAGCCTTCTGCCATTCAGAAGCTTTCATCTTTATGTTATCCCATCCTttcatctttcctttttcctctaatactttcagtttatttttaatttacccaGAATTAACTTTTGTGTTTGGTATGAGGTAGAGTTCTAACTTTTTTTCTAGAAACAAGTTGTCCTAATTATGTTTTTTGGAcagtctctccttcccccactaaTTTGAAATGACACCTCTATCATATACTGACTTTCCACGTGTACAAGGGTCTGCTTCTGGACTTCCTAAACATGCCACTGAGCTGTATCAATTCCCATACTGATGCCACAGCTGCTAATTCCTACAGCTTCATAGTTCATTCTGCTATCTGATAGGCTGAGTCTCCTCATTCCTATTTTCCCCAAACTTCTTAGATTTACACTTAGAATCAACTGGTCAAGTCCTCAAAATAAACCCCATTGGGATTTTAACTGTAACTTTGCTATGTTTCTAGATTAATTTCAGAAGCTGTTAACTAATCAACAGCCTTACAACTTTAGGTCTTACTACCCTGAGACTTGGTTAGTCTCATCATTTAAATATTCAGGTGGTCTTTCCTGTTCTTTAaagcagttttataattttctttattagaCTTTGTATGTTTTCTTGTTAAGTTTATGTCCAAGGATttctttgctattgtgaatggaaaCTTTCTCTTTTCTAACTGGATACTGTTGGTATATACAAAagctattgatttttgctattttcaTTATAACTTAGAGAACTTCCTAATTGTTTCTCTAATATATCAATTGCTTCTCTTGGGTTCTCTAGGCTACAACAGCCTGCTAGCTATTTTCTTTACCCTGTAATTTATCCTTTAAACTGTAAGCCAGATTCCTTTCAAAGACAGAGGGGGTTGAGTTACTGTATTTTTCTGCTTAACATCTTTCCCATCTCTCCACTACACGGAATAAACCAAAACATCTTAACTTTGCATTCCAGGCCCTTTCGGAGCCAGCTGACCTGCTTTTCCAGCCTCCCCTCTGGCCACTGACCTTCCTGCACTGCACCCGCAGCTACATGGCAGATGCTGCTTATATCCAGGTAGGGCCCTGTGCCTTTTCCCAAGCCTCTGCCTAAAtcaccctcccctctccctctctggctGGTAGGCTTATAATCATCTTTTAGGGTCAAATCCAATATCATCTCTCTCTGAAGCCTTTCCCAGGCTCCCAGGCAAACACACTCCCTTGTGTGTCTCAACAGCCCTCTGCAGAGACTTATTCTACACCTGTCATGCAACATGAAGTTAGCAAGGTCTACTGAGCTCTTTAGGTAGGGACTGGCCTAATTCTAGGCACCTGGCACAAGGCCTGGCATAATCATAGgtattaagtgaatgaatgaatgaatgaatgaacaaaaagaGCAGGAAAATCAAATAGGATAAGGAAGAACCTTGATCAAATTCTACTTCTCTCATGAGAATTCCTGCATCTAGAAGTGGCTGCTCCTTCCTCGAATTCTAGGGGCTCTCGCCCTCACCCACAGCACCTTCCACCTTGAGGTCTAGCTCTTTGTTGGCAGGGTGTACCTCCTAGGCTGTCTCTGGGCTTCCAGAGGCATGAGACCCACCCGGTTCACCCAGGTCTCCTCCCACTGCTCAGGGCACCCAGGTGGCATTCACCCAGTTCCTGCTGCTTTGGCgcaagggaggaggaagaggaaggagccgGCCTGAATCTCACCGGTGCCGGCTTCCCGCTCTCGCAGTGTCTGATCCACATAAAGCCGGGTCTTTCGGGGCATGTTAAGTTTCATGGCCTGGGCTGGTGGGGGACCTGCTTCACCTCCTCCCTCCACAAACACTGCTGTGCGCTTCAGGATCTTGATAATCAGGCCACCACCTAGGGAGGAGGATAGACAGAAGCAGATTTGTCCTCCCCAGTTCTACCCTACATTCCCATTCTTTCTTCCCAAACAATCTGTCTCATATCGACCCATTTCAGTGTTCCTGCTGAGACTCTGAGTTTCTGGAAGGACTGAAGTGTGTGCTaccattaattaattcattcatttagcagttgatttacttgtttatttttggctgcgccactctgcttgcaggatcttacttccctgaccagggatcgaacccgggccccctgtagtggaagagcagagccctaaccactggaccgccagggaattccctagcagttATTTATTGACCACTGTGATGTTCCTGGCATTGTGGCTGATACTGGGGTGAACTGGAGACACAGCCAGGGCCTGGCCCCCAGGTAGCGACATCAGACTGCTAGTGAGCTGTCCCCAGTGAAGGCCCAGCCCAGACAGGACGTGTGTCTGCAAGCCCTGCTTTCCAAACCCAGGCCCACCCGTGTTCCACATCCGCCTCCTCTTCTTTCCCAGGATCTGGCCTATCTCACTGACTCCCAACTTTAAAACCCTTGCCAGGCCTGACTCTCCTCACCTCGTGTAGTCATGACGAGGGTGTGATCTTCCCGCCCGTAGCGGCCAAAGCAAAGGCTGGTCACTGCATCCTACGGTGGAGATGTCAGAGTTTAGCTGGGAAAATGACTCAGTGAGGAGAGCaagactggggggagggggataagGCTGGGAGACCCCAGGTATGACGTAAGAGGTGAGATGTGAGGCGAGGCCTGGAGCCGCGCCGCCTCTaatcccagccccctcctcactGCCACGGCCGCAGTTCCAGACTGAATGTCACTGGCTTTGGGGTCAGCTTTCTAAGAGGTCTCCCAGCCTAGTCTTCCTCCCCAGTGTCTTTCACACTGCTGCCTCTGCTGcctttcaaaaatacaaacacgacCACGCCTATTCCCTGCTGAAAAACCTCCAGTGGCTTTTGCCCTCCTTGTTAGGACATTCAAGGCCTTCCGCATCTGAGGCCAAACTGCCTTTTCTATCAGTTctctccctgccctttccccaaCCCGCACACCACACCGCCTGCCCTCCcagcagcctgtggtccaaaccAGCTGCTTTCCAATTTTACATTGTGACATACGACACTTTATACATACAGGTACACAAAGTTTCACATGTGATATATTCTGAACTTCTTTTTTCTGGTTCTGTTGCTGGCCTATTAAATTGATTTTGTTTGAAAAACTCTGGTCCAGGTTCATCAAACTACCTGGATTCCTTTAAAGAACACTCATGCCTCTCAGCCTTTGTTCATGTTATTTCCAGTCTGGAATATTCTATCTCCATTTATCCACTCCACTTATCGAAGCAGACTGCTTCAAGGCCCAGCTGAATTGTGATTTGCCCTGTGAAATGGCTCCTGAGTTCCGTCCCCATTTATCCTTCACCACCGCCCCCAGTCACTAGGCTGCCTCTGTGCTTTTTCAGTGCTTTGCTCTGCTTTAGTCTGCCTTGTATTTGAATCAGCTGTGTCTCTAGCTGGCTATCACTTCAGACTGTAAGTTCCCTGACAGTAAGGATTCAGTCACTGATTTATCCTTCTAATACAGTGAGTTGTGCATATGAGATGCTCAGCGAATGTTTTCAAAATGCATCAGAAGTTAAGGGTGGCAGGTGGAGTGGGGTCAGGAGAGGCAGCTAAGGGGCCCCACCGGCGGGAGCGGGGCAAGGAGGAGTCAGCAGCTCACCGGCGTGCGGACGACGCTGAGCAGGGCCTTGTCGCGGTAGATGCGGACCTCTCCGTTGGCCAGTCCAGCCATGACGGCCTGCAGGCCCCGGGAGCGCTGCTCCAGGAGGTTCATGGTCAGGATGGCCGCGGGCATCTGCACTGTCCACAGCCTCTTACCCTGCAGGGGGGATGGGGGACGGCTAAGTGTCTGCAGGGGGCTCAGGGCTTAAGAGCGGAAAGAAGGGGTGGCTGGAGTTGCTGGGAAGGGAAGGCCAGAAGGGCTCGCCTGCTGCGGGGGGTGCTGAGGAGGCACgggtggaggggctggggctgctgcttGCCCGGAGGCCACCACACCTTGTGGGTGAAGCCGTGCAGGCTGTCTTGGTTGCTGCCCACCACCAGGACCTTGTGAACCCGGACAAGCCCCACAGGCTGGGCACTCAGCTCGATGCAGTACTTGGGGCGCTTGGAGTCTCTGTGGAATAAAGACACACTCTCCCAGCCCCAGACaaaccctctctccttccctggctGACCTTCCTCTTTCCAAGCCCCACAGACTATCCTGGCAGGAACCCTGGCCCACAAGTAGATGACTGCCGTATTAGTTCCACCTCTATGACTTagtagctgcatgaccttggataACAGGAAGTGTGTCTTCCCTCCTAGCCTTCCTCTCAACTTCACCACAGTAATTTGTGTGATAACCTGGCATTTACTAGTTTACAGTGAGCGTACCGCAGGTTAGACAAAGTAATGGACCGACGCAGTTTAGTAATTTATCAGAAAAGCATGAGGAGTTTACTCTGTGTAAATGCACTGTTCTCAGTTTCCTGGCCTCTGAGTCTTAATTTCTCTTATCCAGAAAGTAGGGATAATTCCTGTCTGTCCATCACAGGCTCTAGCCCACCTTTCTTAAGTCTGAGCCAGAGTCATCTCCCACCTGCTGACTCGTCTGAGAGCTTCCCCACTGGTCTCCGGGGCTCCTTCCAAtctaccctccacccagcacggtaatctttaaaaaatgtaaacggGTCATGTCATTCTTCTGAGTAAAACCCCATAACAGTTTTCTACTGCACTTCggataaaatccaaaatctttACCATGTCCCACCAGGTCCTGCATGACCCGACCCTGGTCTCTACGTCATGTCTTGCCACCAAGCTTGAGTGGCACATGACAATGTCTTTCCCACCTAGAGTTCGCTTAAATTTCCTCTGCCTGTAACACTCTTGCTTCACTTTTTGAACAACTGGCTCCTTCTTAACCTTCAAGTCATCTCCCCAGACAGGCATTCGCTGATCACCCTGACCccattattttttcccattgagCCTAGATTTTTCCTCCATAGCATGCATCCAGTTTGCAATATTATCTTAGTTTGTTGACTTTAATATCTATCTTCCCACaagagcagggactttgtttaTGTTTTGCTCATCAATATATCCCCAATACCTTATACAATGCTTaatacatagtaggtgttcaaaaacatttcttgaattaaaaaaatgactgTTGAGAAATATCAAACTAATGCATAAGGAAATTTCACATACCTATAAAAGCAACAGAACAAATATGAGagactatttttatttcttctaatatcTGATTGCATCACTCGTGTTACGGCCACCCAGCCCGGTCTCTCACTTTGCCAGGCCCCATCGGACAAGCCTCCACACGTCCCCTGTGCTCAAGGGCTCTGCCTCCTATATGAAGTTCTCAGCTCTTTCCATTCCCACATTCCAGCCCCAAAGCCCCCTGCTCATCCTACAAGCCCTCAAAACCACCAGGTTTCTGAGATGTTCCTCTGGCCCCAGAGACCACGGATGTGGCTACCTTCTCAGCATATAGATGTTCCCGTTGCGGCAGGCAGCAGCAAGACGGAACTCCACATCGAACTGGCCAGAAGCCTCCAGGAAGACGGGGACGCTGGGTAGGCTCATCTGCAAAGAAGAGACTCAAACATCCGGATTTCCTTGGAGCCCCAGCCCTTCCCTGACCTGAAGTAATTCCTCCAAGTCCCAATCTCCTCACTCACACCCTGCTGGTCACAGTTTAAACTTGTACAATTTTTCTGGAAGGAAACTCGGCAACATGTAGCCCTTTGACTAAAGTAGGCCACTTCTAGGAATGCATCGTAAGGAAGCATTTAGATAAGCACACAAAGATGTTTGGGCAAGGAAGCCCACTGCGGTGGTGttaataatagcaaaaaactgCAAACAAATGTACAATAGGTGACAGGGTACATCTATATAATCAATGTTGTGTGGCCTTTGAAAAGGCTGGTGTGGTTTTATATAGATATGGAAAGATATTGATAAGCTTCTGCTACATGAAAACAGTAGCTTACATGATCCTATACCACGAGGccatatttgtaaaaaaaaaaaaaaaattatgtaaagttATATATCTGTGTCTAAATATGAAAATGTCTGGAAAGACTTATGCCAAAGACTTATCTGTGGGTGGTGGGATTTGggcatatatatctttttcttttcttcttcttttttttttttttggccccatcacatggcatgtgggatcttagttccccgaccagggcttgaacctcctgcagtggaagcacagagtcttaaccactggattgccaggcaAGTCCCTATATCTCTTTCTTTACGCTTatctacattttataattttctacaatgaacacatATTACCAAGAACTAACTGGGGGGCAGGAGATATTGGGGAACGGGGGAGGGAATGGAGCCTGGGCCACGGGTGTGCCCACGGCCAGGCCCCACACTGACCTTGGCCAAAACAGTGAAGGCCTCTGGGTCCAGCACCAGGAGCTCCTTGTTCTCAGTGCCCAGCACCAGACAGGACACAGCGTCCTCGTCAGCCAGGTTCTTCTTTAAGGTGGTCATGGTGGTGATGACTGTCTGCAGAGGGACTCCAGGGGTCAGCCAGTAGCTCCCCTCACACCGTCCCCCCAGATGCTCCCAGGACGCCCCAGGAAGAAAGAGggcaaaggaggaggaagagtatCAGAGATGCGACAGAAGATTTATGTACAAAGGTGTTTACTGCAACAAACCTAACTTTCTAACAAAAGAGGATTGTCTAAGTCAATTATAAACTATCTGTATGATAAAAAACCCATGCAGTCATTTACAAAAATCACATTTTACAAGAAGACTCAATGGCAGGGAGGATGCTTCTAATGTAATAAGAGAAAACACAGGTAAAAAGTTATGTTAGTATTatcccagtttttaaaaagtatatgaatAAAAAAACATGCTGGAAAGCTAAACCCTTAAATACAAACACTGGTT
It encodes:
- the BBS1 gene encoding Bardet-Biedl syndrome 1 protein isoform X1, whose product is MAAASSSDSDSGRAESSEASSKWLDAHYDPMANIHTFSACLELADLHGDGEYKLVVGDLGPGGQQPRLKVLKGPTVLSESPLPALPAAAATFLMEQHEPRTPALALASGPCVYVYKNLRPYFKFTLPQLPPNPLEQDLWNQAKEDRIDPLTLKEMLEGIREKAEVPLSVQSLRFLQLELSEMEAFVNQHKSKSIRRQTVITTMTTLKKNLADEDAVSCLVLGTENKELLVLDPEAFTVLAKMSLPSVPVFLEASGQFDVEFRLAAACRNGNIYMLRRDSKRPKYCIELSAQPVGLVRVHKVLVVGSNQDSLHGFTHKGKRLWTVQMPAAILTMNLLEQRSRGLQAVMAGLANGEVRIYRDKALLSVVRTPDAVTSLCFGRYGREDHTLVMTTRGGGLIIKILKRTAVFVEGGGEAGPPPAQAMKLNMPRKTRLYVDQTLREREAGTAMHRAFQADLHLLRLRAARASVQALESSLSPVSATAREPLKLHAVVQGLGPTFKLTLHLQNTSTARPILGLLVCFLYNEGLYALPRAFFKVPLLVPGLNYPLETFVESLSDKGISDIIKVLVLREGQNAPLLSAHISMPGTRVQALVWEDPTCRGATGPVSHNY
- the BBS1 gene encoding Bardet-Biedl syndrome 1 protein isoform X2 codes for the protein MAAASSSDSDSGRAESEASSKWLDAHYDPMANIHTFSACLELADLHGDGEYKLVVGDLGPGGQQPRLKVLKGPTVLSESPLPALPAAAATFLMEQHEPRTPALALASGPCVYVYKNLRPYFKFTLPQLPPNPLEQDLWNQAKEDRIDPLTLKEMLEGIREKAEVPLSVQSLRFLQLELSEMEAFVNQHKSKSIRRQTVITTMTTLKKNLADEDAVSCLVLGTENKELLVLDPEAFTVLAKMSLPSVPVFLEASGQFDVEFRLAAACRNGNIYMLRRDSKRPKYCIELSAQPVGLVRVHKVLVVGSNQDSLHGFTHKGKRLWTVQMPAAILTMNLLEQRSRGLQAVMAGLANGEVRIYRDKALLSVVRTPDAVTSLCFGRYGREDHTLVMTTRGGGLIIKILKRTAVFVEGGGEAGPPPAQAMKLNMPRKTRLYVDQTLREREAGTAMHRAFQADLHLLRLRAARASVQALESSLSPVSATAREPLKLHAVVQGLGPTFKLTLHLQNTSTARPILGLLVCFLYNEGLYALPRAFFKVPLLVPGLNYPLETFVESLSDKGISDIIKVLVLREGQNAPLLSAHISMPGTRVQALVWEDPTCRGATGPVSHNY
- the BBS1 gene encoding Bardet-Biedl syndrome 1 protein isoform X3, with amino-acid sequence MAAASSSDSDSGRAESSEASSKWLDAHYDPMANIHTFSACLELADLHGDGEYKLVVGDLGPGGQQPRLKVLKGPTVLSESPLPALPAAAATFLMEQHEPRTPALALASGPCVYVYKNLRPYFKFTLPQLPPNPLEQDLWNQAKEDRIDPLTLKEMLEGIREKAEVPLSVQSLRFLQLELSEMEAFVNQHKSKSIRRQTVITTMTTLKKNLADEDAVSCLVLGTENKELLVLDPEAFTVLAKMSLPSVPVFLEASGQFDVEFRLAAACRNGNIYMLRRDSKRPKYCIELSAQPVGLVRVHKVLVVGSNQDSLHGFTHKGKRLWTVQMPAAILTMNLLEQRSRGLQAVMAGLANGEVRIYRDKALLSVVRTPDAVTSLCFGRYGREDHTLVMTTRGGGLIIKILKRTAVFVEGGGEAGPPPAQAMKLNMPRKTRLYVDQTLREREAGTAMHRAFQADLHLLRLRAARASVQALESSLSPVSATAREPLKLHAVNTSTARPILGLLVCFLYNEGLYALPRAFFKVPLLVPGLNYPLETFVESLSDKGISDIIKVLVLREGQNAPLLSAHISMPGTRVQALVWEDPTCRGATGPVSHNY
- the BBS1 gene encoding Bardet-Biedl syndrome 1 protein isoform X4, with product MAAASSSDSDSGRAESSEASSKWLDAHYDPMANIHTFSACLELADLHGDGEYKLVVGDLGPGGQQPRLKVLKGPTVLSESPLPALPAAAATFLMEQHEPRTPALALASGPCVYVYKNLRPYFKFTLPQLPPNPLEQDLWNQAKEDRIDPLTLKEMLEGIREKAEVPLSVQSLRFLQLELSEMEAFVNQHKSKSIRRQTVITTMTTLKKNLADEDAVSCLVLGTENKELLVLDPEAFTVLAKMSLPSVPVFLEASGQFDVEFRLAAACRNGNIYMLRRDSKRPKYCIELSAQPVGLVRVHKVLVVGSNQDSLHGFTHKGKRLWTVQMPAAILTMNLLEQRSRGLQAVMAGLANGEVRIYRDKALLSVVRTPDAVTSLCFGRYGREDHTLVMTTRGGGLIIKILKRTAVFVEGGGEAGPPPAQAMKLNMPRKTRLYVDQTLREREAGTAMHRAFQADLHLLRLRAARASVQALESSLSPVSATAREPLKLHAVVQGLGPTFKLTLHLQNTSTARPILGLLVCFLYNEGLYALPRAFFKVPLLVPGLNYPLETFVESLSDKGISDIIKVLVLREGQNAPLLSAHISMPVSEGLAAA
- the BBS1 gene encoding Bardet-Biedl syndrome 1 protein isoform X5: MAAASSSDSDSGRAESSEASSKWLDAHYDPMANIHTFSACLELADLHGDGEYKLVVGDLGPGGQQPRLKVLKGPTVLSESPLPALPAAAATFLMEQHEPRTPALALASGPCVYVYKNLRPYFKFTLPQLPPNPLEQDLWNQAKEDRIDPLTLKEMLEGIREKAEVPLSVQSLRFLQLELSEMEAFVNQHKSKSIRRQMSLPSVPVFLEASGQFDVEFRLAAACRNGNIYMLRRDSKRPKYCIELSAQPVGLVRVHKVLVVGSNQDSLHGFTHKGKRLWTVQMPAAILTMNLLEQRSRGLQAVMAGLANGEVRIYRDKALLSVVRTPDAVTSLCFGRYGREDHTLVMTTRGGGLIIKILKRTAVFVEGGGEAGPPPAQAMKLNMPRKTRLYVDQTLREREAGTAMHRAFQADLHLLRLRAARASVQALESSLSPVSATAREPLKLHAVVQGLGPTFKLTLHLQNTSTARPILGLLVCFLYNEGLYALPRAFFKVPLLVPGLNYPLETFVESLSDKGISDIIKVLVLREGQNAPLLSAHISMPGTRVQALVWEDPTCRGATGPVSHNY